The following are encoded in a window of Verrucomicrobiota bacterium genomic DNA:
- a CDS encoding transposase, translating to MRQPRLKGSAHPCFYHCISRVTNGQRIFEGSGSGCPEAEYWVRLLHRLAAFCGIPVLTYAVMANHFHLLCEVPQPRLLSDPELLERVEALYGQARRHALQRVLAGQTPGGELAAQTLREALQARMFDLSRFLQELKSRFAQWYNRRHGRFGPLWAERFKSLLVQDGTALQAVALYIDLNPVRAKQCADPKDYGYSGYGEAVGAGRVQARAGLARALGYEPDQTSWAEVGAEYRCLLFRAGVVAAKPEQAVIEPEVARRVVEQEKGALPAGVSLGCRLRFLTNGLVLGSRRFVEEQLSRWRGPGQPPGPGAEPAGAAQGGGAEWFVCWRGRAVPARGAPG from the coding sequence ATGCGCCAGCCCCGCCTCAAAGGCTCCGCCCACCCCTGTTTCTACCATTGCATCTCACGCGTCACCAACGGCCAGCGCATCTTCGAGGGCTCTGGGTCCGGCTGCCCCGAGGCGGAGTACTGGGTGCGCCTCCTGCACCGGCTGGCCGCCTTCTGCGGTATCCCCGTGCTGACCTATGCGGTGATGGCCAACCATTTCCACCTGTTGTGCGAGGTGCCCCAACCCCGCCTCCTGTCGGATCCCGAGTTGCTCGAGCGCGTGGAAGCCTTGTACGGCCAAGCGCGCCGGCACGCCCTCCAGCGGGTGCTGGCCGGCCAGACGCCGGGTGGGGAACTGGCCGCCCAAACCTTGCGCGAGGCGCTACAGGCGCGCATGTTCGACCTGTCGAGGTTCCTCCAGGAACTCAAGAGCCGCTTTGCCCAGTGGTATAACCGCCGGCACGGCCGCTTCGGCCCGCTGTGGGCCGAGCGCTTCAAGAGCCTGTTGGTCCAGGACGGCACAGCCTTGCAGGCCGTGGCGCTCTACATCGATCTCAACCCCGTGCGAGCCAAGCAGTGCGCTGACCCGAAGGATTACGGCTACTCCGGGTACGGCGAGGCGGTCGGGGCGGGCCGGGTCCAAGCGCGCGCGGGGCTGGCGCGCGCCTTGGGGTACGAACCGGACCAAACGAGTTGGGCCGAGGTGGGGGCTGAGTACCGGTGCCTGCTGTTTCGGGCCGGGGTGGTGGCTGCTAAGCCGGAGCAGGCGGTGATAGAGCCCGAGGTGGCCCGCCGGGTGGTCGAGCAGGAAAAAGGGGCGTTGCCGGCCGGGGTGAGCCTGGGCTGCCGGCTGCGCTTTCTGACCAACGGGTTGGTGCTGGGCAGCCGCCGCTTTGTCGAAGAACAGCTGAGCCGCTGGCGGGGCCCGGGCCAGCCGCCCGGGCCGGGCGCTGAGCCGGCGGGGGCGGCCCAAGGGGGCGGGGCGGAGTGGTTTGTGTGCTGGCGGGGCCGGGCCGTGCCGGCACGAGGGGCCCCGGGCTGA
- a CDS encoding LacI family DNA-binding transcriptional regulator yields MKGRVTSHDIAREAGVARSTVSLVLTNNPKIQIPDATRKRILAAARKLGYVPNSAAQMLVSGRSRTVGLILSRPDLMAVDAFVPRMVFGINEGCRARGYRLLMETVVDPSNGDAYLELAKSKRIDGLIVINPRKGDVALVKLIESKFPVLIFGSCGHSAENAVGTKDGEASCRATEHLLALGRQRIAHISYAALTYLPASKRLEGYRAALKRAKIPFDRQLFAEGDFSLESGHAAMKRILASNARPAALFAGNDTIAIGAMAAIREAGLSIPEDIAVVGYDDLPAASFTSPPLTTVRSHAIEQGRRAGEALIALLEREAIGRQLDMVPLELIVRASCGAETISRKRNAPSVTREDARPAFPPARSRGSPKRR; encoded by the coding sequence ATGAAGGGACGCGTTACCAGTCATGACATCGCCCGGGAAGCCGGCGTGGCACGTTCCACGGTGTCACTCGTCCTGACGAATAACCCGAAGATTCAGATCCCGGACGCTACCCGGAAGCGCATTCTGGCGGCGGCCCGGAAGCTCGGTTACGTGCCCAACTCAGCCGCCCAGATGCTCGTCAGTGGGCGTAGCCGCACGGTGGGATTGATCTTGTCGCGGCCGGATCTGATGGCGGTGGATGCGTTTGTGCCGAGGATGGTGTTCGGCATCAACGAGGGATGCCGCGCCCGCGGGTACCGCCTGTTGATGGAGACCGTTGTGGATCCGTCCAATGGCGACGCCTACCTGGAGTTAGCCAAGAGCAAGCGCATTGACGGCCTCATCGTCATCAACCCTCGCAAGGGGGATGTTGCTCTCGTCAAGCTGATCGAATCGAAGTTTCCCGTTCTGATCTTCGGTTCCTGCGGGCATTCGGCCGAGAATGCCGTCGGCACCAAGGACGGTGAAGCGAGTTGCCGGGCAACCGAACACCTCCTGGCACTGGGCCGGCAGCGGATCGCGCATATCAGCTACGCCGCCTTGACGTACCTGCCCGCTTCCAAACGGCTGGAAGGTTATCGCGCCGCGCTGAAACGGGCGAAGATCCCCTTCGATCGGCAACTGTTTGCAGAGGGCGACTTCAGCCTCGAGAGTGGCCACGCCGCAATGAAGCGGATTCTGGCGTCGAACGCTCGGCCAGCGGCGCTATTCGCGGGCAATGATACGATTGCTATCGGGGCCATGGCGGCCATTCGTGAAGCCGGGCTCTCCATCCCGGAGGATATTGCCGTGGTCGGGTATGATGATTTACCGGCGGCAAGCTTTACCAGTCCACCCCTGACGACGGTTCGATCCCATGCCATCGAACAGGGGCGCCGGGCCGGTGAAGCACTGATCGCCCTGTTAGAGCGGGAAGCCATCGGACGCCAGCTCGACATGGTTCCCCTGGAGTTGATCGTCCGCGCGTCCTGCGGGGCAGAAACGATCTCAAGAAAGAGGAATGCTCCCTCGGTTACTCGTGAGGACGCACGGCCTGCATTCCCGCCTGCACGCTCACGGGGGTCTCCGAAACGGCGGTAA